In Flavobacterium endoglycinae, one DNA window encodes the following:
- the corA gene encoding magnesium/cobalt transporter CorA, whose protein sequence is MRKIKYKKGRKLQHITLEYTGAHKEHESEMQLFVYNDADVVEYDKFTILALNSCFDYTKNNWLNIHGLNDINLIKTIGSHFKLDDFLLADILNTTKRTKLEEQQDVLFFNIKSLLPSEYSDNISVEQISFILKDGILISFQEKRSDFFTHIRERIRTHAGIVRTKKVDYLLYLLLDAVMENFYITLEDEEDKIEELINLTKMDAKPIVLEKIENHRDNLSFLKRSIVPLRDSLYYLKTKKDDEDENDLIQKETFNFFIRLHQKSLELLEQIESDMSALESASNFYFSEQSRKMNEIMKTLTIISAIFIPLTFIVGVYGMNFENMPELKTQNGYFVVMGIMFLLVIALIIYFKKRRWF, encoded by the coding sequence ATGAGAAAGATCAAATACAAAAAAGGACGCAAGCTGCAACACATTACATTAGAGTATACTGGCGCTCACAAAGAACATGAATCCGAGATGCAGCTTTTTGTGTATAACGATGCAGATGTTGTCGAATATGATAAGTTTACCATTCTAGCTTTAAATTCTTGTTTTGATTACACCAAAAACAATTGGCTCAATATTCACGGTCTAAACGATATTAATCTCATTAAAACCATAGGATCGCATTTTAAACTGGATGATTTTTTATTGGCTGATATTTTAAATACAACCAAAAGAACAAAATTAGAAGAACAGCAGGATGTACTGTTTTTTAATATAAAATCACTGCTTCCTTCCGAATATTCAGATAACATTAGTGTAGAACAAATCAGCTTTATTCTGAAAGATGGAATCTTGATTTCTTTTCAGGAAAAACGAAGCGATTTCTTTACCCATATCCGTGAACGTATCCGTACGCATGCAGGAATTGTGAGAACCAAAAAAGTGGATTATTTGTTATATCTGCTTTTAGACGCCGTAATGGAAAATTTCTATATTACGCTGGAAGATGAAGAAGATAAAATCGAAGAATTAATCAATTTGACTAAAATGGATGCCAAACCAATTGTTTTAGAAAAAATTGAAAATCACCGTGATAACTTAAGTTTTTTAAAACGTTCTATTGTTCCGCTCCGTGATTCATTGTATTATCTTAAAACGAAAAAAGATGATGAAGATGAAAACGACTTAATTCAAAAAGAAACATTTAATTTTTTTATCAGACTTCATCAAAAAAGTTTGGAACTTTTAGAACAGATTGAATCGGACATGAGCGCATTAGAAAGCGCATCAAACTTTTATTTTTCGGAACAAAGCCGAAAAATGAACGAAATCATGAAAACGCTGACGATTATCTCAGCAATATTTATTCCACTTACTTTTATAGTAGGAGTATACGGAATGAACTTTGAAAATATGCCTGAACTTAAAACCCAAAACGGATATTTTGTAGTTATGGGTATCATGTTTTTGTTGGTAATAGCCCTAATCATATATTTCAAAAAACGACGCTGGTTTTAA
- a CDS encoding AAA family ATPase gives MEKLIVKNFGPIKEAEINLTKYVVFIGDTSTGKSVLAKLISIFRDSFVILSLTESIKINIKTELKRYNINFDINSSEIKYIDEDVILCELVGDDIVLKDEDLKNNNLKAVKTKLDKLTNDSFFSKLIDFNKENFFKFSINHYLKNRNSTYVPAERILFSLVGNSLSGLLANNVALPECYKDFAAKYEVARDEIREASYQSFNLDYSYDKGIDEVLVNNAKVLLSEASSGIQSLIPLLLVIDYEIKINDVDFNYNKGLIVEEPELNLFPIKQKKLIDHLILKVSNTKHKIIMTTHSPYILSSLDTLILAKNTFDEHPDLKEEINSIVSENKWIDYDDISVYEVRNDGKVYSIKNEEFRSIDTNAIDAVSDIISEEFDKLTELRYAQ, from the coding sequence ATGGAAAAGTTAATAGTTAAAAATTTTGGACCGATAAAAGAGGCAGAAATAAATTTGACTAAATATGTTGTGTTTATTGGGGATACTTCCACTGGGAAAAGTGTTTTGGCTAAGTTGATTTCTATATTTAGGGATAGTTTTGTAATATTATCACTAACTGAATCAATTAAGATAAATATTAAAACTGAATTAAAAAGATACAATATAAATTTTGATATAAATTCAAGCGAGATTAAGTATATTGATGAAGATGTAATATTATGTGAATTAGTAGGTGATGATATTGTTTTAAAAGATGAAGATTTAAAGAATAATAACCTTAAAGCTGTTAAAACTAAATTAGATAAATTAACGAATGATTCTTTTTTTTCAAAATTAATAGATTTTAACAAAGAAAATTTTTTTAAGTTTTCAATAAATCATTATTTAAAGAATAGAAATTCGACTTATGTTCCGGCAGAAAGAATTTTATTTTCTTTGGTAGGAAATTCTCTTTCTGGTCTATTAGCTAATAACGTTGCTTTACCTGAATGCTACAAGGATTTTGCTGCTAAGTATGAAGTCGCTAGAGATGAAATAAGAGAAGCGAGCTATCAGAGTTTTAATTTAGATTATTCTTATGATAAAGGAATAGATGAAGTTTTAGTTAATAATGCAAAAGTTTTATTAAGTGAGGCTTCTAGTGGTATTCAGTCTTTAATTCCTTTATTGCTTGTTATAGATTATGAAATAAAAATAAATGATGTTGATTTTAATTATAATAAAGGATTAATAGTTGAAGAACCAGAACTGAATCTATTTCCAATAAAACAAAAAAAACTGATTGATCATCTTATTTTGAAGGTAAGTAATACAAAACATAAGATTATAATGACAACTCATAGTCCATATATTCTATCGTCTTTAGATACTTTGATTCTAGCAAAAAATACTTTTGATGAACATCCAGATTTAAAAGAAGAAATAAATTCAATTGTATCAGAAAATAAATGGATCGATTATGATGATATTTCTGTGTATGAAGTACGAAACGATGGAAAAGTATATTCAATCAAAAATGAAGAATTCCGCAGTATAGATACAAATGCAATTGATGCAGTTTCAGATATAATTTCAGAAGAATTTGATAAATTAACAGAGTTACGATATGCACAATAA
- the cas13b gene encoding type VI-B CRISPR-associated RNA-guided ribonuclease Cas13b: MENKATETVNYFDHTLLQDKHYFSGFLNLAENNIDTVFRAFAERYKKKQESINKKKQLDIIGLINESFSDIIPDAEYNARFDFIKLYFPVTGFIEKQNNSREYFREKLIALVKAINNLRNFYSHYYHKKINFELEFSGFFDFLDHIFLDTVSEVKKHKMKDDKTRHLLSKNLSSNLGLLYNQKKEQLQQWKKEGKKVNLDELSIKNSVLNDSFFHLIYKKDQINLAYSANFNGIAENEITISQSGLLFLLSMFLTKKESEDLRAKVKGFKAKFIKSDDLNNSIKFMATHWVFSYLAFKGNKHRLVSQFQQENLLIQIIDELSKVPNEVYVTLDKEKQNSFIEDINEYLKTGNEDLSLEESTVVHSVIRKRYENKFNYFALRYLDEFAGFPTLRFQIHLGNFVHDRRTKDISGTVYKAERVVKEKITLFSRLTEVSNLKSHYIINKKNTDDETGWEIFPNPSYNLAANNIPIFINLQKSKVEEAGKLYGKLIEVKRKQEKIDHEKGKQKQVRKSNKLNKEQIAQLIDPNIIDKEKNIYVGAPLAMLSLNELPALLYELLFKNVSAEVLEDRMVAKLVERFKTIQDYEPSQNLSTSFITKKLRKSSQQERNDTEKIVRAANREIEITNQKLAIISQNRKDTKNRDHKRKYVFTTRELGIEATWFANDIKRFMPKEYREQLKGYQFAQIQHSLSKFDQNPNEVVDIISSIWNFKENQSDFSEWMKVTLLKFKSFDKAYEEWLKRRDGYFKTIADNLLSYESDPKRLKQFIKQQHIFEIFKEWLYKIESTQEQIQRLLLSPLVFARGIFDDKPTFIKNVHVNESPELYADWYRYTYESSHQFQTFYDLERDYKEWFDSERLLDKEVLKNEKELNPDEQFAKVKLKQDLRIKRIKTQDLFLKLIAEKLYNNVFNTNVTLELKDFYLTQNERLEKEKEALKQNNRKEGDTSQNIIKDSFIWSKTISFNYRNVHEPAVKLKDLGKFKNYLKDSKVQKLLEYDIEKIWTKQMLDDELFLKANSYETIRRENLLKLIQDFERKILGSRGFNGHNHPSDFEQKGNPHFKCYVGNGILKAVDSSYIEDVDWLLGLDEVTIKEITTETIKEKPELVQLSYLLILIRNKFSHNQLIDKKYMEYLTTLIEVNDEWTYSQTILEFVEFAIKKLLINLNAKIDH; encoded by the coding sequence ATGGAAAATAAAGCTACAGAGACGGTAAATTATTTTGACCATACACTCCTTCAAGACAAACACTATTTCAGTGGATTCTTAAATTTAGCAGAAAACAATATTGATACAGTTTTTCGAGCTTTTGCAGAAAGATATAAAAAAAAGCAAGAGTCTATAAATAAAAAAAAACAATTGGATATAATCGGTTTAATAAATGAATCTTTTTCCGATATTATTCCCGATGCAGAGTATAACGCTCGTTTTGATTTCATAAAACTTTATTTCCCTGTTACTGGTTTCATCGAAAAACAGAATAATAGTCGTGAGTATTTTAGAGAAAAATTAATTGCACTTGTAAAAGCTATAAATAATCTAAGAAACTTTTACAGCCACTATTACCATAAAAAAATCAATTTTGAATTAGAATTTTCTGGGTTCTTTGATTTTTTAGACCATATATTCCTTGATACCGTTTCAGAAGTTAAGAAACACAAAATGAAAGATGATAAAACAAGGCATTTGCTAAGCAAGAATTTATCGTCAAATTTAGGCCTCCTTTATAATCAAAAGAAAGAACAGTTACAACAATGGAAAAAAGAAGGAAAGAAGGTTAATCTAGATGAATTATCCATAAAAAATAGCGTACTAAACGATTCTTTTTTTCATCTCATATATAAAAAAGATCAGATCAACCTTGCATATAGTGCTAATTTTAATGGTATTGCTGAAAACGAAATCACGATTTCACAAAGTGGATTACTCTTTCTGTTAAGCATGTTTTTGACAAAAAAAGAGAGTGAGGATTTACGAGCAAAGGTTAAAGGATTTAAAGCGAAATTTATTAAATCAGATGATCTAAATAACAGCATTAAGTTTATGGCAACGCACTGGGTATTTTCGTACCTAGCTTTCAAAGGTAATAAACACAGATTAGTGAGTCAATTTCAACAAGAAAATCTACTGATTCAAATAATCGATGAATTAAGCAAAGTCCCGAATGAAGTTTACGTAACGCTTGATAAAGAAAAGCAAAATAGTTTCATTGAAGATATAAATGAATATCTTAAAACGGGAAATGAAGACCTAAGTCTTGAAGAATCTACGGTTGTTCATTCAGTTATCAGAAAACGATATGAGAATAAATTCAACTATTTTGCCCTGCGATATTTGGATGAATTTGCAGGCTTCCCAACACTTCGGTTCCAAATTCACTTAGGAAATTTTGTGCATGATCGCAGAACGAAAGATATTTCGGGTACTGTTTATAAGGCTGAAAGAGTTGTGAAAGAAAAAATAACTCTATTCAGTAGATTAACAGAGGTTTCTAATTTAAAATCTCATTATATTATAAATAAAAAAAATACAGATGATGAAACTGGTTGGGAGATCTTTCCAAATCCATCATATAATTTAGCAGCGAATAACATCCCGATTTTTATCAATCTACAAAAAAGTAAAGTTGAAGAAGCAGGAAAACTTTATGGTAAACTGATTGAGGTGAAACGTAAACAAGAAAAAATAGATCATGAAAAAGGAAAGCAAAAACAAGTAAGAAAAAGTAATAAATTAAACAAAGAACAAATCGCCCAACTTATTGATCCCAATATTATTGATAAAGAAAAAAATATTTATGTTGGCGCACCTCTTGCTATGCTTTCTTTAAATGAACTGCCAGCACTTCTTTACGAATTGCTGTTCAAAAATGTATCAGCTGAAGTTCTTGAAGACAGAATGGTGGCTAAGTTAGTTGAACGATTTAAAACAATCCAAGATTATGAACCGTCCCAAAATTTGTCTACTTCTTTTATAACAAAGAAACTGAGAAAAAGTTCACAACAGGAGAGAAACGATACTGAAAAAATAGTCAGAGCTGCAAATAGAGAGATTGAAATTACAAACCAAAAACTAGCTATAATTTCTCAGAATAGAAAAGACACAAAGAATCGAGATCATAAACGAAAATACGTTTTTACAACTCGAGAATTGGGAATTGAAGCCACCTGGTTTGCTAATGACATAAAAAGATTTATGCCAAAAGAATATCGAGAACAGCTGAAGGGATATCAGTTTGCCCAAATTCAACATTCGCTATCTAAATTTGATCAAAATCCTAATGAAGTGGTAGATATTATATCTTCAATCTGGAATTTTAAAGAAAATCAATCCGATTTTAGCGAATGGATGAAAGTTACATTGTTGAAATTTAAGAGTTTTGATAAAGCATATGAAGAATGGCTTAAGAGAAGAGATGGATATTTTAAAACGATTGCTGATAATCTATTGAGTTACGAATCTGATCCCAAAAGATTAAAGCAATTTATTAAGCAGCAACATATATTTGAAATTTTCAAAGAATGGCTTTATAAAATTGAATCTACACAGGAACAAATTCAAAGACTTTTATTGAGTCCTTTGGTTTTCGCAAGAGGAATTTTTGATGACAAACCAACATTTATAAAGAATGTACACGTTAATGAAAGTCCTGAATTATATGCAGATTGGTATCGATACACGTATGAATCTTCACATCAATTTCAAACATTTTATGACTTAGAACGCGATTATAAAGAGTGGTTTGATTCTGAGAGACTATTGGATAAGGAAGTGCTTAAAAATGAAAAAGAATTAAATCCAGATGAACAGTTTGCTAAAGTTAAATTAAAGCAGGATTTAAGAATTAAGCGGATCAAAACGCAAGATTTATTTCTTAAACTGATTGCCGAAAAACTTTATAACAATGTATTCAATACTAATGTAACTTTAGAACTTAAAGACTTTTATCTAACTCAAAATGAACGTTTAGAAAAGGAAAAAGAGGCTTTAAAACAAAATAATAGAAAGGAAGGGGATACTTCCCAAAACATAATTAAAGATAGCTTTATCTGGAGTAAAACCATATCTTTTAATTATAGAAATGTACATGAACCAGCAGTTAAATTAAAAGACTTAGGGAAATTTAAAAATTACCTTAAGGATTCAAAGGTTCAAAAACTCCTAGAATATGATATCGAAAAAATTTGGACGAAACAGATGCTCGATGATGAATTATTCCTTAAAGCCAATTCATATGAAACAATTAGACGTGAAAATCTTTTAAAATTAATTCAAGATTTTGAAAGGAAAATTTTAGGTTCAAGAGGATTTAATGGTCATAACCATCCGTCTGATTTTGAACAAAAAGGTAATCCACATTTTAAATGTTATGTAGGAAATGGCATTTTAAAAGCTGTTGATTCATCATATATAGAAGATGTTGACTGGTTATTGGGATTAGATGAAGTTACTATAAAAGAAATTACTACAGAGACAATTAAAGAGAAGCCAGAACTAGTTCAACTTAGCTATTTATTGATTTTAATTCGTAACAAATTTTCTCACAATCAACTCATTGATAAGAAATATATGGAGTATTTGACAACGTTAATTGAGGTCAATGATGAATGGACTTATAGTCAGACTATACTTGAGTTTGTCGAATTTGCAATAAAAAAATTATTAATTAATTTAAATGCAAAAATCGATCATTGA
- a CDS encoding NAD(P)-binding domain-containing protein, with product MRIGIIGIGSFTLELAIRSAEAGYSVTIHNPRGNSLIKDVIGKIGSNVKSGSLDEAAQSELILLFIPKDDLENIIKNLPDMSGKVILHTSGLIFDPQSLLSGIANAMTYKITASLLPEAKVVKLFNPVQINANHRPYQDKGKEEIFFIADHSDSRNCVRSFLKALSYTPMDLSGKLHLNYSQINQKVHFNPFSSSPFKNTLN from the coding sequence ATGAGAATTGGAATAATAGGAATTGGAAGCTTTACCCTGGAATTGGCTATTAGATCGGCAGAGGCCGGATACTCAGTTACGATACACAATCCAAGAGGCAACAGTCTTATAAAGGATGTCATTGGAAAAATAGGTTCAAATGTGAAGTCAGGCTCCCTTGATGAGGCGGCACAGTCGGAACTGATTTTATTATTTATCCCAAAAGATGATCTAGAAAATATAATCAAAAACCTTCCTGATATGTCTGGAAAGGTAATCCTGCATACCAGCGGACTGATTTTTGATCCGCAATCTCTGTTGTCAGGTATTGCGAATGCCATGACATATAAAATTACTGCATCCCTTCTTCCAGAGGCAAAGGTTGTAAAATTATTCAATCCTGTGCAGATCAATGCAAACCATAGGCCGTACCAGGACAAAGGTAAAGAAGAAATATTTTTTATAGCAGACCATTCAGATTCAAGAAACTGCGTAAGGAGTTTTTTAAAAGCATTATCCTATACTCCAATGGATCTCTCAGGAAAACTCCATCTCAACTATTCACAGATAAACCAGAAAGTGCATTTCAACCCGTTTTCGTCCAGCCCATTTAAAAACACGCTTAATTAG
- a CDS encoding DUF3892 domain-containing protein, with protein MTMYRISGVWKDSNNIITHYAFHSVGENSNSRAIKKSKTQAIALLETAGNSATTWVWSYTLARWTVGETVQVVNGASGKYLRSNPDNKLTDNLAHLIDFDWIAP; from the coding sequence ATGACAATGTACAGAATATCGGGAGTCTGGAAAGATTCCAATAACATCATTACACATTATGCATTTCACAGCGTAGGCGAAAATTCAAATTCAAGAGCCATAAAGAAATCCAAAACGCAGGCGATAGCATTGCTGGAAACCGCTGGCAACAGTGCCACCACCTGGGTCTGGAGTTATACTTTAGCGAGATGGACAGTAGGGGAAACCGTTCAGGTTGTCAATGGCGCAAGCGGAAAATACCTAAGATCAAATCCCGATAACAAGCTGACCGATAATTTAGCCCATCTGATAGATTTTGACTGGATTGCGCCTTGA
- a CDS encoding JAB domain-containing protein encodes METSKTLQNWNQVIEIQLVYKTKVKASQRPYISCSKSVYQLALQCWNPNTIEFFEEFKILLLNQSNKVLGMYEVSSGGIAGTSVDIRMIFAAAIKANAVSLIIIHNHPSGQVKPSEADMQITRKVKEAGRIMDITLLDHLIITPETYYSFVDEGAL; translated from the coding sequence ATGGAAACGTCAAAAACACTTCAGAACTGGAATCAGGTGATAGAAATACAATTGGTCTACAAGACAAAAGTGAAAGCCTCACAAAGACCTTATATCAGCTGTTCTAAATCAGTTTACCAGCTGGCGCTCCAATGCTGGAATCCCAATACAATCGAATTTTTCGAAGAGTTTAAAATCCTGCTTTTGAACCAGTCCAATAAGGTATTGGGGATGTACGAAGTATCCTCAGGAGGTATTGCCGGCACTTCTGTTGATATTAGGATGATTTTTGCAGCAGCTATTAAGGCAAATGCCGTATCGCTGATTATTATCCACAATCATCCCTCAGGACAGGTAAAGCCTTCTGAAGCTGACATGCAGATAACCAGAAAAGTAAAAGAAGCGGGCAGAATTATGGATATAACACTTTTGGATCATCTAATCATTACTCCCGAAACCTATTATTCATTTGTAGATGAAGGTGCTTTGTAG
- a CDS encoding PcfJ domain-containing protein, which translates to MIPKTIIEKQITALSETLAPVTQKMQVWAEKNIFIKWGVLSRGKFHCLDCAHSWKPDAQKASCQKYINCSACNGKLKMHQYNQVHFKEIEYFAVLDVCGGFQVVRIICSHKNMKKNCMPAYFHKEVMQHWINAKGEVRTLSLGTNVFSKAYDAWKYYSPLEIRPKSFEGSPKFRINPYKVYPSSKAISVLKRNGFKGSFHSIAPQILFTALLKDSHAETLLKTGQTDFLAYYLVSYSQNIRENWQAVKTCAKNAYKVKDFSLWEDYISLLRWFKKDLNNAGLVCPENLEEVHDRLVERKRIIQRRQHIKELRQEIQQAQVGYEEQKKQFFGLEFTRENLSICVMESVNDFLEQGDMLRHCVFTNEYYKKRNSLILSARFENKPVETIEVALPSLEVLQCRGDKNRVSPHHKQILKLLHQNLYQIKKRIKNKKEERAEI; encoded by the coding sequence ATGATACCGAAAACCATCATCGAAAAGCAGATTACGGCTCTGAGCGAGACACTTGCACCTGTGACGCAAAAAATGCAGGTCTGGGCAGAGAAAAATATTTTCATTAAATGGGGCGTGCTTTCAAGAGGGAAATTCCACTGCCTTGACTGTGCACACTCCTGGAAGCCTGATGCACAGAAAGCATCGTGCCAAAAGTACATCAACTGCAGTGCGTGTAATGGAAAGCTGAAAATGCACCAGTACAATCAGGTGCATTTCAAAGAAATAGAATATTTTGCTGTGTTGGATGTATGCGGTGGATTTCAGGTGGTGCGCATCATCTGTTCGCACAAGAATATGAAAAAGAACTGCATGCCGGCGTATTTCCACAAAGAAGTAATGCAGCATTGGATAAACGCGAAAGGGGAGGTGCGCACGCTTTCTCTCGGTACCAATGTTTTTTCAAAAGCCTATGATGCATGGAAATACTATTCCCCTTTGGAAATCCGCCCGAAAAGTTTTGAGGGTTCTCCCAAATTCCGTATCAATCCTTATAAAGTCTATCCGTCTTCAAAAGCGATTTCCGTTTTGAAAAGAAACGGATTCAAAGGAAGTTTTCACAGTATCGCTCCGCAAATTCTTTTTACTGCCCTTTTAAAAGATTCGCACGCTGAGACGCTTCTAAAGACAGGACAGACCGATTTTCTTGCCTATTATTTAGTTTCGTACTCACAGAATATTAGGGAGAACTGGCAGGCAGTCAAAACCTGCGCCAAGAACGCTTACAAGGTAAAGGACTTTTCACTTTGGGAAGATTACATTTCCCTGCTCAGATGGTTCAAAAAGGATTTGAATAATGCCGGTTTGGTATGCCCTGAGAATTTGGAAGAGGTGCACGACAGGCTTGTGGAGAGAAAACGCATAATCCAAAGACGTCAGCATATAAAAGAGCTACGCCAAGAAATACAGCAGGCGCAGGTTGGCTATGAAGAGCAGAAGAAGCAGTTTTTCGGATTGGAGTTCACGCGCGAGAATCTTTCTATCTGCGTGATGGAAAGCGTGAATGATTTTCTTGAACAGGGCGATATGCTCCGCCACTGCGTATTTACCAATGAATACTACAAAAAGAGAAACTCCCTTATCCTGTCGGCTAGATTTGAGAACAAGCCAGTGGAGACCATAGAGGTGGCGCTTCCCTCGCTTGAAGTTCTGCAGTGCAGGGGAGACAAAAATAGGGTCTCCCCGCACCATAAGCAGATTTTAAAGCTGCTGCATCAGAACCTCTATCAGATTAAAAAGCGCATAAAAAACAAAAAAGAAGAAAGAGCCGAAATTTAG
- a CDS encoding Cas9 inhibitor AcrIIA9 family protein — MKASENFKNAIENYLNQTVLADAVFAKDFAKESKNLESCCNYIFGEVKKTGLCAFDNQEIFDMAVKYYTDDSIGQPQPVNCTVVASPPAKADLFTSVVEVPQNTAVVKAAVIAPKAESKTLTLFDL; from the coding sequence ATGAAAGCTTCAGAAAACTTCAAGAACGCTATAGAAAACTATCTCAATCAGACCGTACTTGCCGATGCTGTCTTTGCAAAGGACTTCGCCAAGGAATCCAAAAACTTGGAAAGCTGCTGCAATTACATATTCGGCGAGGTGAAAAAAACAGGACTGTGCGCCTTTGACAATCAGGAAATATTTGACATGGCGGTCAAATACTACACCGATGACAGCATCGGACAGCCACAGCCCGTTAATTGCACGGTAGTGGCTAGTCCGCCTGCAAAGGCTGATTTATTTACTTCAGTTGTAGAAGTTCCGCAGAATACTGCCGTAGTAAAAGCGGCAGTTATTGCTCCCAAAGCCGAATCGAAAACCTTGACACTCTTTGACCTATGA
- a CDS encoding DUF7222 domain-containing protein: MQSYDGTKKQQLKAFLEDMQRIGCISGMISEFIYHADCKKFYIEHLDDLEDIRKEMEDSLGEAVKDRYGLPHYTFMCWLCFEEYCYDIYRTSFE, from the coding sequence ATGCAGTCTTATGACGGAACAAAAAAACAGCAGCTCAAAGCATTCCTTGAAGACATGCAGAGAATCGGATGCATCAGCGGTATGATTTCAGAATTTATCTATCATGCCGACTGTAAAAAATTCTACATCGAACATTTGGATGATTTGGAGGACATCAGAAAAGAAATGGAAGATTCCCTCGGGGAAGCGGTAAAAGACCGATACGGTCTGCCTCACTACACCTTTATGTGCTGGCTCTGCTTTGAGGAGTACTGCTATGACATTTACAGAACCTCTTTTGAATAA
- a CDS encoding single-stranded DNA-binding protein, which produces MEITGRLTRDAVVAKTAKDREVVNFSIAVNDTYKAKGSTETTKIVTYIDCSYWLSSGVAQWLKKGAMVELYGPVGVNAYLNSEGKAVASLTFHTSSIKILVFVSDAQALQTQSAPAEKNKKEQPDDLPF; this is translated from the coding sequence ATGGAAATCACAGGACGTTTGACAAGGGATGCGGTTGTTGCCAAAACAGCCAAAGACAGGGAGGTGGTAAACTTCTCTATAGCAGTCAACGATACTTACAAAGCCAAAGGAAGTACGGAAACAACAAAAATAGTCACCTACATAGACTGTTCCTATTGGCTCAGCTCGGGTGTTGCGCAGTGGCTCAAAAAAGGCGCAATGGTGGAACTCTACGGACCTGTAGGAGTGAACGCCTATCTCAATTCGGAGGGAAAAGCCGTGGCAAGCCTCACTTTTCACACAAGCAGCATCAAAATACTGGTGTTTGTCTCAGATGCGCAAGCCCTGCAGACGCAGTCAGCTCCTGCAGAAAAGAACAAAAAGGAACAGCCAGACGATTTGCCTTTCTAA
- a CDS encoding AlbA family DNA-binding domain-containing protein, producing the protein MDLNDIKNYIENKIEENLNLDYKASGSLQKSDAKTNEISKDVSAFANSDGGIIVYGIKEHQINRHLPDSIDPVDRKLISKEWLEQIIQSKIRPRIDGIIIHSITVDENSDQVVYAVEIPKSNTAHQAHDKRYYKRFNFNSEPMYDYEIRDVLNRTKAPIIDIELEIIKTTREIKKPFGLPEFTFGQNGKAVKAPEPVKEYKTQYTLRVYARNTGKILANYLNAYLKIPEIHLTDDYENQNGITNLFMENTIRDIVDSKWVADIGGGYSIPKYGPSRYDPILPTRSLMLKDIKIQDSVFDSDIDLEWVVYCDNAEPRNGSHKISNIKIFNE; encoded by the coding sequence ATGGATTTAAATGATATTAAAAATTACATTGAAAATAAGATTGAAGAAAACTTAAATCTAGATTACAAAGCTTCAGGATCACTCCAAAAATCAGATGCGAAAACGAATGAAATTTCCAAAGATGTTTCCGCTTTTGCCAATTCGGACGGCGGTATTATAGTATATGGAATCAAAGAGCATCAAATCAACAGGCATCTGCCAGACAGTATAGATCCTGTTGACCGCAAATTAATTTCCAAAGAATGGCTCGAACAAATTATTCAAAGCAAGATACGTCCCAGAATTGATGGAATCATAATACATTCGATTACTGTTGACGAAAATTCAGATCAGGTAGTATATGCCGTTGAGATACCAAAATCCAACACTGCACACCAAGCACATGATAAAAGATACTACAAAAGGTTCAACTTTAACTCCGAACCGATGTATGATTACGAAATCAGGGATGTACTAAACAGAACTAAGGCTCCTATTATTGATATAGAATTAGAAATAATTAAAACTACCCGAGAAATCAAAAAACCATTTGGTCTTCCCGAGTTCACTTTTGGGCAAAATGGGAAAGCTGTTAAAGCGCCTGAGCCAGTTAAAGAGTATAAAACACAATATACGTTGAGAGTCTATGCTAGAAATACTGGAAAAATATTAGCCAATTATTTAAATGCATATCTTAAAATTCCGGAGATACACTTAACAGACGATTATGAAAACCAAAACGGAATTACCAATTTATTTATGGAAAATACAATACGAGATATTGTAGATTCTAAATGGGTAGCCGATATCGGTGGCGGATACAGCATTCCGAAATACGGACCTTCAAGATATGACCCGATACTTCCAACAAGATCGTTAATGCTAAAAGATATTAAAATACAGGACTCGGTATTTGACTCTGATATAGATCTGGAATGGGTTGTCTACTGTGATAATGCAGAACCGCGAAATGGTTCACATAAAATATCGAACATTAAAATATTTAATGAATAA